Proteins from a genomic interval of Pseudomonas versuta:
- the exbD gene encoding TonB system transport protein ExbD, whose protein sequence is MGLHLKEGDDDLAENHEINVTPFIDVMLVLLIIFMVAAPLATVDIKVDLPASTAKPAPRPEKPVFLSVKADQRLYLGEEPVTVEALGPTLDARTHNKKDTTIFFQADKGVDYGDLMSVMDALRAAGYLKVGLVGLETAAKK, encoded by the coding sequence ATGGGCCTGCATTTAAAAGAAGGCGATGACGATCTCGCCGAGAACCACGAAATCAACGTCACCCCTTTTATTGACGTGATGCTGGTACTGCTGATCATCTTCATGGTGGCAGCACCGCTGGCCACTGTAGATATCAAGGTTGACCTGCCCGCTTCGACCGCCAAACCGGCGCCGCGCCCTGAGAAGCCTGTGTTCCTCAGCGTCAAGGCTGACCAGCGCCTGTATCTGGGTGAAGAGCCGGTCACCGTTGAAGCCCTGGGCCCGACCCTGGATGCCAGGACTCACAACAAAAAAGACACGACGATCTTCTTCCAGGCCGATAAAGGTGTGGACTACGGTGACTTGATGAGCGTGATGGATGCACTGCGCGCAGCCGGTTACTTGAAGGTGGGTCTGGTCGGACTAGAGACGGCAGCCAAGAAATGA
- a CDS encoding TonB family protein, with protein sequence MTIARQKMTRYAISLVAVLAIHAVAVILAMQWSSPRNVELPPQAMMVDLAPMPAPPPPAPPKVVTPPQPPAPVEELPIPKLAEAPKPKIAVPKPVKPKQKPQPPKPVEKPDPVKEKPSEEKPSDATPTKAPSEKSAAPAPGPSAQQLAAKASWEGTLLAHLGKYKKYPASAQSRGKEGLNRLRFVVDAEGKVLSYELVGRSGNADLDRATLEMIRRAQPLPKPPPEMLTNGTIEIVAPFVYSIDKRRR encoded by the coding sequence ATGACCATAGCGCGCCAAAAGATGACGCGTTACGCAATCAGCCTGGTCGCGGTGTTGGCCATCCATGCAGTGGCAGTCATTCTTGCCATGCAATGGTCCAGCCCGCGGAACGTCGAACTTCCTCCGCAGGCGATGATGGTTGATCTGGCTCCGATGCCAGCACCGCCACCGCCAGCACCGCCGAAAGTGGTGACACCACCACAACCGCCGGCCCCTGTGGAAGAGTTGCCGATACCCAAGCTGGCCGAAGCGCCCAAGCCGAAGATTGCTGTCCCCAAGCCGGTCAAGCCCAAGCAGAAGCCACAACCGCCCAAGCCTGTGGAAAAACCTGACCCGGTTAAAGAGAAGCCTTCAGAAGAGAAACCGAGCGACGCCACACCGACCAAGGCGCCGAGCGAGAAGTCTGCTGCCCCGGCCCCTGGCCCGTCGGCACAACAGCTGGCCGCCAAAGCCAGTTGGGAAGGTACTTTGCTGGCCCACCTGGGCAAGTACAAAAAGTACCCGGCTTCTGCACAGTCGCGCGGCAAAGAGGGTCTGAACCGTCTGCGCTTCGTGGTGGATGCTGAGGGCAAGGTACTGTCCTATGAGTTGGTAGGACGTTCAGGCAACGCGGATCTGGACCGGGCTACCCTGGAAATGATTCGTCGGGCCCAGCCATTGCCCAAGCCACCGCCTGAAATGCTGACCAATGGCACCATCGAGATCGTGGCACCCTTCGTTTATTCCATCGATAAACGTCGGCGATAA
- a CDS encoding hydrogen peroxide-inducible genes activator, with product MTLTELRYIVTLAQEQHFGHAAERCHVSQPTLSVGVKKLEDELGVLIFERSKSAVRLTPVGEGIVAQAQKVLEQAQGIRELAQAGKNQLTAPLKVGAIYTVGPYLFPHLIPQLHRVAPQMPLYIEENFTHVLRDKLRNGELDAIIIALPFNEADVLTLPLYDEPFYVLMPSEHPWTQKETIDASLLNDKSLLLLGEGHCFRDQVLEACPTLAKGKDGSQHTTVESSSLETIRHMVASGLGISILPLSAVDSHHYAPGILAVRPLTPPVPFRTVAIAWRASFPRPKAIEILADSIRLCSVAKPPAAK from the coding sequence ATGACGCTTACAGAATTACGCTACATCGTTACGCTCGCCCAAGAACAACACTTCGGCCACGCGGCTGAACGTTGCCACGTCAGCCAGCCGACCTTGTCGGTGGGTGTGAAAAAACTGGAAGACGAACTCGGTGTGCTGATTTTTGAGCGCAGCAAAAGTGCCGTGCGCCTTACCCCGGTAGGTGAAGGCATCGTCGCCCAGGCGCAAAAGGTACTGGAGCAGGCCCAGGGCATTCGCGAACTGGCCCAGGCCGGCAAGAACCAGCTGACCGCCCCGCTCAAGGTCGGTGCCATTTACACCGTCGGCCCGTATCTGTTTCCGCACCTGATTCCGCAACTGCACCGGGTCGCCCCGCAAATGCCGTTGTACATCGAAGAAAACTTCACCCATGTGCTGCGCGACAAGCTGCGCAATGGCGAACTGGACGCGATCATCATCGCTCTGCCGTTCAACGAAGCCGATGTACTGACCCTGCCGCTCTACGACGAGCCGTTCTATGTGTTGATGCCGAGCGAGCATCCATGGACGCAAAAAGAAACCATCGACGCCAGCCTGCTCAACGACAAGAGCCTGCTGTTGCTGGGCGAAGGTCACTGCTTCCGCGACCAGGTGCTGGAAGCCTGCCCGACCCTGGCCAAAGGCAAGGACGGATCGCAACACACCACGGTTGAATCCAGCTCGCTGGAAACTATCCGTCACATGGTGGCTTCAGGTCTGGGCATTTCGATCCTGCCATTGTCGGCCGTCGACAGTCATCACTATGCCCCGGGCATATTGGCTGTGCGTCCGCTGACTCCGCCGGTACCTTTTCGTACAGTCGCCATCGCCTGGCGTGCCAGCTTTCCTCGGCCCAAGGCGATTGAAATCCTCGCCGACTCTATCCGTCTGTGCTCGGTGGCCAAGCCGCCTGCCGCGAAGTAA
- the recG gene encoding ATP-dependent DNA helicase RecG, with the protein MTELSKVSVTALKGVGEAMAEKLAKVGLENLQDVLFHLPLRYQDRTRVVPIGALRPGQDAVVEGRVIGADVVMGKRRSLLVRINDGTGGLSLRFYHFSNAQKESLKRGTEVRCYGEARPGASGLEIYHPEYRAITGDEPPPVDTTLTPIYPTTEGLTQQRLRQLSQQSLALLGPRSLPDWLPPELAKEHQLAPLDAAIRYLHQPPADADVEELALGHHWAQHRLAFEELLTHQLSQQRLRESLRSQQAPALPKAQKLPAQFLANLGFPPTGAQVRVGNEVAYDLSQPEPMLRLIQGDVGAGKTVVAAMAALQALEAGYQVALMAPTEILAEQHYINFKRWLEPLGLEVAWLAGKLKGKARASAMEQIANGAPMVVGTHALFQDQVQFKNLALVIIDEQHRFGVQQRLALRNKGVGGVMCPHQLIMTATPIPRTLAMSAYADLDTSILDELPPGRTPVNTVLVVDTRRIEVIERVRAACAEGRQAYWVCTLIEESEEMTCQAAETTFEDLSSALGELRVGLIHGRMKAAEKAAVMAQFKAGELQLLVATTVIEVGVDVPNASLMIIENPERLGLSQLHQLRGRVGRGSAASHCVLLYHPPLSQIGRQRLGIMRETNDGFVIAEKDLELRGPGEMLGTRQTGLLQFKVADLMRDADLLPAVRDAALTLIERWPGHVSPLLDRWLRHGQQYGQV; encoded by the coding sequence ATGACCGAGTTGTCGAAAGTGTCGGTCACCGCGCTCAAGGGCGTTGGCGAGGCCATGGCCGAGAAACTGGCCAAGGTGGGTCTGGAAAACCTGCAGGATGTGCTCTTCCATTTGCCGCTGCGCTATCAGGACCGCACTCGCGTGGTGCCCATCGGCGCCCTGCGCCCTGGTCAGGATGCAGTGGTCGAAGGCCGGGTCATCGGCGCGGACGTGGTCATGGGCAAGCGCCGCAGTTTGCTGGTGCGGATCAATGACGGTACCGGGGGCCTGAGCCTGCGGTTCTATCATTTCAGCAATGCGCAAAAAGAGAGCCTCAAGCGTGGCACAGAAGTGCGCTGCTATGGTGAGGCACGTCCCGGCGCGTCGGGGCTGGAGATCTACCATCCCGAATACCGTGCAATCACCGGTGATGAGCCACCTCCCGTCGATACCACGCTGACACCGATTTACCCTACAACCGAAGGTCTGACCCAGCAGCGTCTGCGCCAGCTCAGCCAGCAAAGCCTTGCCCTGCTTGGCCCGCGCAGCTTGCCTGACTGGTTACCCCCGGAGTTGGCCAAAGAGCACCAGCTAGCGCCGCTGGACGCAGCCATTCGCTATTTGCATCAGCCACCGGCCGATGCTGATGTCGAGGAGCTCGCCTTGGGCCATCACTGGGCACAACACCGCCTGGCGTTTGAGGAACTGCTCACCCATCAGCTCTCGCAGCAGCGATTGCGCGAGAGCCTGCGCTCCCAGCAGGCGCCGGCCTTGCCCAAAGCGCAAAAGCTGCCGGCGCAGTTTCTGGCCAACCTGGGCTTCCCGCCAACCGGCGCCCAGGTCAGAGTCGGCAACGAAGTGGCCTACGACCTCAGTCAGCCTGAACCCATGTTGCGTCTGATTCAGGGCGACGTAGGGGCAGGCAAGACCGTGGTGGCGGCGATGGCCGCTTTGCAGGCGCTTGAGGCTGGCTATCAGGTGGCACTGATGGCACCGACGGAAATCCTTGCCGAGCAGCACTACATCAACTTCAAGCGTTGGCTGGAGCCGCTGGGGCTTGAAGTTGCGTGGCTGGCCGGCAAGCTCAAAGGCAAGGCCCGGGCCAGTGCGATGGAACAAATTGCCAATGGCGCACCGATGGTCGTCGGTACCCATGCCTTGTTTCAGGATCAGGTGCAGTTCAAGAACCTGGCCCTGGTCATCATCGATGAGCAACACCGTTTTGGCGTGCAGCAACGTCTGGCCCTGCGCAACAAGGGGGTTGGCGGGGTGATGTGCCCACACCAGTTGATCATGACAGCCACCCCGATTCCGCGGACCCTGGCCATGAGTGCTTACGCCGATCTTGACACCTCGATTCTCGATGAGCTGCCGCCCGGCCGAACGCCGGTCAATACCGTACTGGTGGTCGACACACGGCGTATCGAAGTGATCGAGCGGGTGCGTGCCGCCTGTGCCGAAGGCCGGCAGGCCTACTGGGTATGCACCCTGATTGAAGAATCCGAAGAGATGACCTGTCAGGCCGCCGAGACCACCTTTGAGGACCTCTCAAGCGCTTTGGGTGAGTTGCGGGTAGGTCTGATTCACGGCCGTATGAAGGCGGCAGAAAAAGCCGCGGTCATGGCGCAGTTCAAGGCCGGTGAGTTGCAACTGCTGGTCGCAACCACGGTGATCGAGGTCGGCGTCGACGTACCCAATGCCAGTCTGATGATTATCGAAAACCCGGAGCGCCTGGGCCTGTCCCAGCTCCACCAGTTGCGTGGCCGTGTGGGTCGGGGCAGCGCCGCGAGTCATTGCGTGCTGCTGTATCACCCGCCGCTGTCGCAAATCGGGCGTCAGCGCTTGGGCATCATGCGTGAGACCAATGATGGTTTTGTGATCGCCGAAAAAGACCTCGAGCTGCGCGGCCCCGGCGAAATGCTGGGCACCCGGCAAACCGGCCTGCTGCAATTCAAGGTCGCCGACCTGATGCGCGATGCCGACCTCCTGCCTGCTGTGCGCGATGCTGCCCTGACACTGATTGAGCGCTGGCCGGGCCACGTCAGTCCGCTTCTGGATCGCTGGCTACGCCACGGTCAGCAATATGGGCAGGTGTAA